A window of Thalassophryne amazonica chromosome 12, fThaAma1.1, whole genome shotgun sequence genomic DNA:
tattaatgcgtgatggagattttgaacatttcaaaaattttgtttgcacaaagccgtgcacagtttacagcAGTTTACAGTGAGTTTGAGACAAGTTTACCTTCCTGCATGGCAAACTGCATAtacgtgcgtgaatcaaagtcatgcaagtgtcagggaacCTTAAAAGGGAATCCGGCACCAAAGAGTTGTACCTGAATTGCCCATCTCTCACAGTACTTGATATCAGACAATACTAAACCAAGCAAAGCCAAGCAGCTTTATTAAATGTTGCTGATTTTTAAGTTGTACCTCCAGTTCACATATATTTTAGTGTATTTGAAGTGCTGCTTTATACATGGATTCCATCCTACTGCAGATCTTTCATTCACTCATTGGAAATGTTTCACACATCTTAAAGTAGTTTGAACTTCTTAAACGTCAAAAGTAACTTATTTTAGCGTCTCCCTTTTTCATTTGGGATCATTACTGcaaatatggatctgcatgttgatttggcattagTTTTATGTTAGATGCTGTTCCTGGCACAaagccacgttacatggagactgGGCACGGGAGGTCTTGGAtcgggaaccttctgctctggaaagcacactaactgcttggccaccatgctAGTTTCTTAAAGTTCAGAACTACAGAAAAATTTTGAATGTTTGTAATTAATATTTATTATCCGTTGTTTAGGTGAAATGGGAAGTGACACGAAATCAACAAGATGCATGTCAAGGCAAAGGAAAAAATCCTGAGGTGGGTCAgtttaatcttgtttttttttgttgttgttgttgttgttgtttttacctgATTGCATAATTGTCATATTTTGGAGAGTCACTAGAGAGTACAACATCCAAAATGGGTGCAAGTCTCAAGCCTGAATAAATACAACAGATGAATATGGTCAAGTCTAAAGGCCCGTTCACAgatagcacgaataagtaggaatcagagcGAAACAGCCCAAATGAGCGAACCCCGAAAACATCGAACCAAGACGTCGGGAGGGATACACGGTCGGGCAAGCGTGAACGATATCGTCTGCAACGGTTTCGTCCATGCTCCTTTGCGTGCACAACACACCGACCCTCCTTAAAAGGATGGAAAATTCACTACACTGAATTAAAACAAGACGTATATGCAACATATTTAGTCTTTGCATTTTACATGACatttcacagactgaatgcaagaACTATATAAGGATCCTGCAGAAGTTGAAAGACAACAGAATGTACGTGTGTGGAACTAATGCTTTCGATCCAGAGTGTGATCATATGGTGAGTCCAATTCAACACTTTATTTCATCCTAATTTAGTCAAGAAGAACACATTTAGGTTTAAAATCTGAGAATTTTCTGAATGAATATCACTGTTTCTGTGTATAGTCATTTGAGGATGGAAAGCTGATACTTGAGAAAAAACCAGAGGACGGGAAAGGAAAGTGTCCATTTGATCCCTTTCAGAGATATGCCTCCCTCATGGTTGGTAAGTAGCTATTACAAGATGGTATAAGGAAGTGGCGATGAATATTAATGTAATGTCTCTGTATTTGCTGCCTTGCCAGATAATGACCTATACTCAGCCACCTCAGTGAATTTCCTGGGCTCTGAACCTGTTGTGATGCGCAGTTCTCCTGTGTCTGTACGCACCGAGTTCAAGAGCACCTGGCTGTTTGGTAAGATCTGATGGTGTGTTCTACGGCTAGGGTTTGTGTTTATACAGTGAAATCTTGTGTATTCAAGTCTCTCTCCTCTTCCTATTCCAGAGCCCAATTTTGTTTCCATGGCCTTAATGGAAGAGAGTAAGCACAGCAATCGGGGAGACGATGACAAGGTGTACATTTTCTTCAGTGAGACAGCTGTGGAGTACGACTGTTTCGACAAATCCGTGGTGTCTCGTGTGGCCCGTGTCTGCAAGGTCGGAAATACTTATGGTTCCTATAGGCCTGTACCCAGGATCTgaggggggggggttctgttTTTGGTGAACTTTTGTGCCGAGGCCCACAAACCCCCTCCTGTAATGGCCCCCAGAAATGCTTGGTTTCCTGATGTCCCAGGATGCGTTCTGGAGGGGTATTTTTGATAACTATTTGCTCACTCCCAATTCCCCCccaatttagttgtactgcttaataTGTTGTATcaatattttcttttgcacatttttacctTATCTTTGCTTTTATCCCAAATTAAGATAACTCACCCCAAGAGCTGTAATCATGTTCAATATTTATGGCTTCCTGAaacctaactgacctgattttaaagcaagAACCCCAAACAGATCCAGTAATGCCTGAGCTgagacattatttaaaaaaaaaaaagatagtgcTTCACATCATAGGTTCCTGGCTTACTGTTGTtatctaatatccctaatttctccagaaatattggatatcaactttttttttttcgcgCCATTCATCCttgccccaaaatacataagcataccaaatggcaaatgtcagctgtccccagtttctctgtaatcgaagttatacacacgcatacatgtacacagaggccacttggcttttaatatatagatgcaaGATCTGGATTACCGGTGCACAGACTATCTTATACCAGTACTTCAATAATAACGTGATCGGGTATGGACCCCTTATGAGCACCAGTATGAAAATCTCAGCAAAAGTAGACGAAGTTGGCAACTCGTCTGAACACCCTCTGACTACAAGCCAGTTCTACCAAGTTGTTCGGTAGCATCATGTTTTTCAAACTGAAATGACTGAGGATTTAGTCTACCCTCCACAAAACTCAGCATGTTGGGAACATCCTAAGCCCGTCCACCCTCACAAAACTCATCACTATCTGCTGAAATCAAAGCTCAGTAACTACAATAAGAACAAAGTATCACAGGTTTCTGTGGGAGCTGTGCTCTTATTTAGTGACAAAGTGAATTTATTTTCCCAATAATGTCACGGTTACAGTAGTTTATGCTAACCGAGCACTGTTGTGATTGATCATATCAAATATATCAAAAATGCTCACACGatatcagtaaaaaaatatattgacAGGCCTTCCTCATTTCATTTCCATCACTCTGGCCTCTTTGCTAACTCTTGATTAGCTGCACATTTTTTCCTTTACCTGTGATATATATGAAGACACTTgtgtttaaaaaataatatattgaCAGGCCTTCCTCATTTCATTTCCATCACTCTGGCCTCTTTGCTAACTCTTGATTAGCTGCACATTTTTTTCCTTTACCTGTGATATATATGAAGACACTTGTGTTTAACAGGGGGATATTGGAGGCTTGAGGACCTTGCAAAAGAAATGGACGTCCTTTCTGAAGGCCAGAATAGACTGTCCTGTGCTGCACTCTCAGCTGCCACATGTTATCCAGGATGTTTACCGCTGGTGTGGGCCCCAGCAGCGTTGGAAGGACTGCCTGTTCTTTGCCATCTTCACACCACAGTCGTATGTTTTAAcagatttgtttgtgtgtctgtagggGTGAGATTTGGTGTTTTGTAACACATAAACTTTGGCACacacttgacttttttttttccttcattgtgTTTCAGTGACACATCCGATCTGTCTGCAGTGTGTTCGTACCGTGCCTCAGACATCAGCACAGTGTTCAGAGAGGGGAATTACAAAACCCCAGTACATGTAGAAACTTCCTTTGTTAAATGGGTGATGTATAGTGGAGAAGTCCCCGTCCCTCGTCCTGGAGCTGTGAGTCTGCTCATTAATATTAAGCATTGATCGGTATTCATTACAAAATTAACTCTCAGAGGCATACTTTTAAATGGGTGGGCCagtatgatgtgtgtgtgtgtgtgtgtgtgtgtgtgtgagcgagcatatacagtgcatgcagaaagcattcacagtgcttcactttttctacattttgttatgttagagccttattctaacatggagtaaattcatttttccctgaaaattctactcacagaaccccataatgacaacatggaaaagggtgggggttttttgtttgttttttgccccattcctctttgcagcacatctcaagctccatcaggttagatgcaGAGCGTcattgtacagccattttcagatcttccctgaagccactcctttgacatcttcgctgtgtgcttagggtcattgttctgctgaaagatgaaccatcgccccagtctgaggtcgagagtgctctggggcaggttttcatctaggatgtctctgtacattgctgcattcatctttccctcaatcctgactcgtctcccagttcctgtcgctgaaaaacatcctcacagcatgatgctgccaccaccatgcttcactgtagggatggtgccttgtttcttccaaacatgatagcatacaggcctgattcatggattgttgcagagatggttgtccttctggaaggttctttctccacagaggaatcctggagctctgacagagtgaccacccagttcttggtcacctccctgactaaggtccttctcccatgattgctcagtttagacatgtggcaagctctaggaagactcctggtggatctgaactgcttctatttacagatgatggagagtactgtgctcattaggaccttcaaagcaacagaaatgtttctgtaccttccccagatttgtgtctcgagacaatcatgtctcggagtcctttgacttcatgcttggtttgtgctctgacatgcactgtcaactgtgggacgtcatatgtagacaggtgtgttgcGGAAACaagcagggaggtgatggtctagtggttaagtggtgggcttgagaccagaggacccttggttcaaaccccagccagaatgaaaaatcactaagggttttgggcaaggtccttaatccccaagttgctcctggtgtttggtgagtgccttgcatggcagcaccctggcatcaatgggtgaatatgaggcatcattttAAGCAGTGGAAATGAGTTTCCTCTCTTCGGTATTTGGGCTTACACTCCTTgagagggtgagaagcttgattgTCCAGGAGGGACTTTGAGTAGGGCCACTTCTTAGCAGCAGATGACAAATGAATGTTTAGGAAGACTGTCTTTTCCTAATGACTCCTGAGTTCCCCTTCCCATGTTTCTTCTCTCGTCACTTCTTCAGTGTATCGACAATGAAGCTCGTGAAGCAGGCATAAGTCAGACGTCAGACCTCCCAGACCAGACCCTTCAATTTATTAGAGACAAGCCTCTCATGGACCAGACTATTCAGCCAATAGGAGGAAAGGCCGATCTGGTGTGGAGAGGAGCTCGATTTACACGCATCATAGCTGACCAAGTGGAGGCCGCAGATGGGCGGAAATACCGCGTGATGTTCATAGGTACAGGTGTGTACGTGCAGGATTGTCAGAAGGACATACACCCACTTACtgtctaaagccccgtttacacatagacagtaaactctcccggaagcgtcccggcagagattttgccccctccgggccgttttagggatcaaacgccgtagttaacaccggcgcacgggggcgtggtttggttccggcttcaccgggaatcgtcgaaaaaattattcaacatgttgaataattccaggagcgctcccggagaagtggcctgatgacggagacaacgcgaacaacggcgtttgatactttttaatcgctgtgtcatcccgccccttcctgtagtgccgcagtttacaccgccgtaattgccggccggcgttgtatccctaaccaacggcatgtaaaacggcgatagagcccacatcggcgtcctcaaaggcgttttaaccggcgacagaggcagacaaaacggcggcgctagcggacagtacgctgttccacctcctggttaacggcgttccaaacggccgataggcggcggtcagtataaaaactctagcacgctgcatgcaggtctctcacttgcGGCCagttccagatatttttgcagaaaagctccagtatacctcctaaaataaaattggcagcggcaaggacttaccaagaggtctggttcagaagcagagggtagccctgtggtggaaacgagcaacacgttgaggaggggaaaaaggagagaaaagaaaaggctgagagatgagctccctgtcactccctccccctgcactgacagctgctttagcctattatactctgggggcggtgcctataagcaaaagttcctggagtaacgcaggatttgcctggataaatccagcggtacacagggcattattggctgcagcagaacaccgccattctcacgcgcgtcttaacctgcgatcgtaaaggatagaactgagtattaacccccgttgcctgacgtgtgccggatgctacggcgtcaaaactctgctttattcggcagatttagcggcgttttattcaCGTATTTGCGGCTAAtatggcgctcaaaacgccggcgaaatgctctgcccctttccaccgcgaaaacagccggaactaccgcgaacttcggtctacgtactacccgccgacaaaaccgtctatgtgtaacctgggcttaaggctAACTTTACTGTGACAGATGATTACACAAAATGtctgttttaaacagaggaaggtACCTTGCTGAAAGCTGTGAACTACGATGGAGAAATGTTTATTATTGAGGAAGTACAGCTCTTCGAGCACCCGGATCCAGTCAAGATTCTGCAGTTCTCTAATCGCACGGTAAAGCAAAGTGCTAATATAGTCACAGTAATGAAGAGGGTTATCAGTCATATTTATCTGTTTAGGGACACCAAAACTCAAAATCAAGTTTTATGAAGAGACGATTCTTTGGTCAATAAAGAGTTGAGGAAATTGTGATGTAACCCAGATATGTCTCATAATTAAGCCTCTTCATTTTTAGTTATTTTAATTGTCATTGTAtaagtttttcttttatttcagtTTGTAGCATCCTCACTTTACAATGCCACAAAAATCTTCACCTTCCTTTGGCAATTTGCAAACATCATGAAGGCTGCTTATTATTTGAATGGAGGTGTGCGCTCTTACAGTACACCTTCAAGTTTTAATTTAAATTAACACAACTATGTACACAGCAGAGCCAAATCTGATGCACAGTATGCCACATTAaggcatgtctgtgtgtgtgtgtgtacagagaCACATCTATGCAGGATCAAACCATGGAGCAGTGCAGATTCCACTGTCCACCTGTGGGCGGTCCCTATCTTGTGTGGACTGTGTTCTAGCCAGAGACCCGTACTGCGGCTGGGACACACAAACGGAAAAATGTGCTGCTCTTTCTGATGCACAAAGGTAGGAAACTATCAGCACATTGTGATGATGTTATAGTGTATCCCATTCTGTGACTTATTGCAGGGGTTACCAACCCTGTTCCTTGGAGGGAAAGCTGCCCTGCATGTTCTCCGCGTCTGCCTGCTGTAATCACAGCTCTTTAGTCAAGTCTGGTGTTTCCTAGCTCTCGAGCAGACCTAATTTGGTTAGTTAGCAGTGCCTGGAGCAGGGACTACGAAAACCCacagggcaggtgctctccaggagcagggtttggAACCCCGAGTGATATTTATATTAAATGTTCCTCTTCTGCTCCAGTCAGCTCATCCAGAGTGTGCTACATGGAGATGCCTCTCTGTGCCCAGATTCTGGTGAGTACAGTGACCCACATTATTTAGTGCACACTTTAATGCAAGGCCTCTGTTTGTCCAAGGTGTATATGTCCTACACAGTCGAGAGAAACGTAAGACTTTTAGGCACACCTGAACCTGACCTAAGGGgacagctggatgtctttggcattAGGTCTTTGCAGAGGCAACTTGGGTACCACtagaattactttgtgtcaaacattTGGCGAGTTTCTCTGcatatgatccagcatgtaggtgcctcaatgttgaggacccagcagctggaaaaggccaaggggacgctcAC
This region includes:
- the sema4e gene encoding semaphorin-4E, with product MHQLLILTVFWLLPMVFMLDKDSPLDCIPRKTVPYHSENAHLFHEEGVFNYSTMLLNEDLGLLVLGAREALYALDLNDISKKLASVKWEVTRNQQDACQGKGKNPETECKNYIRILQKLKDNRMYVCGTNAFDPECDHMSFEDGKLILEKKPEDGKGKCPFDPFQRYASLMVDNDLYSATSVNFLGSEPVVMRSSPVSVRTEFKSTWLFEPNFVSMALMEESKHSNRGDDDKVYIFFSETAVEYDCFDKSVVSRVARVCKGDIGGLRTLQKKWTSFLKARIDCPVLHSQLPHVIQDVYRWCGPQQRWKDCLFFAIFTPQSDTSDLSAVCSYRASDISTVFREGNYKTPVHVETSFVKWVMYSGEVPVPRPGACIDNEAREAGISQTSDLPDQTLQFIRDKPLMDQTIQPIGGKADLVWRGARFTRIIADQVEAADGRKYRVMFIGTEEGTLLKAVNYDGEMFIIEEVQLFEHPDPVKILQFSNRTRHIYAGSNHGAVQIPLSTCGRSLSCVDCVLARDPYCGWDTQTEKCAALSDAQSQLIQSVLHGDASLCPDSDNVKFVNQSIWQGSRHKLHCPNPSNLAKPIWQRDTVPVVNSAHLQLLPDGLLILNASDSDGGLYRCLSVEHSRANEYTTAVVEYQVSIIPVDTRSRNHITSPEPQTGGPSVSGLQAAVAVLVILLAALLGWNLYKGHLPLSCRRKKQEQPQLSSSATHQHTEQKPLTPGRADSSTKNNYTSSEAESNNDEQHNDSVKVILKSLQSVDEESEI